The Rhodocytophaga rosea genome has a segment encoding these proteins:
- a CDS encoding acyltransferase, which produces MEILNISTDRQALANVKVGKDVKIYNFVNAYGCTIDDGSKIGSFVEIQKGVSIGKNCKISSHTFICEGVEIRDGVFVGHNVSFINDKFPRAVNNDGSLQTEADWHLIKTLVEEHASIGTGSTILGGITIGKNAVVGAGAVVTKDVPANVVVAGNPAKILKYLSEHE; this is translated from the coding sequence ATGGAAATATTGAATATAAGTACTGATCGACAGGCACTGGCCAATGTAAAGGTCGGAAAGGATGTTAAAATTTATAATTTCGTAAATGCCTATGGCTGTACCATTGATGATGGTTCTAAAATAGGTTCTTTTGTAGAAATACAAAAAGGCGTAAGTATAGGTAAAAACTGTAAAATATCAAGTCATACCTTTATTTGTGAAGGAGTAGAGATCAGAGATGGCGTATTTGTGGGGCATAATGTTTCCTTTATCAATGATAAATTTCCCAGAGCTGTCAATAATGATGGCTCCTTACAGACTGAGGCTGACTGGCACCTGATTAAAACTCTGGTGGAAGAACATGCCTCTATTGGTACTGGTTCTACTATTTTAGGTGGAATTACTATTGGGAAAAATGCTGTTGTCGGTGCCGGAGCCGTAGTAACCAAAGATGTGCCGGCAAATGTGGTAGTAGCAGGAAACCCTGCAAAAATCTTAAAATACCTTAGCGAGCATGAATAA
- a CDS encoding FkbM family methyltransferase — translation MKKTLKNLFRKLGYEVSKYSLAHSAHALQKHLIQQNQFDLIIDVGANSGQYGVLLREIGYVGKIISFEPIPAIFTLLQKTASQDSKWEIHNYAIGNEDGTISINVSENTYSSSILPMLNTHLEAAPESRYVKQESIAIKKLSSILTSAYLTKYKSILLKIDVQGYEMPVIEGAIPLLPGIKMVQTELSFVPLYEQAPLYTDIIEKMKETGFDFFTFIPEFIDQSSGRLLQADGVFVNRKLLSPDLSGKAK, via the coding sequence ATGAAAAAAACACTTAAGAATTTATTCAGAAAGCTTGGTTACGAAGTATCTAAATATTCACTTGCCCATTCCGCACATGCTTTACAAAAGCACCTCATTCAACAAAACCAGTTTGATTTAATAATTGATGTAGGAGCCAATTCGGGGCAGTATGGTGTTTTGCTGCGCGAAATAGGATATGTGGGAAAAATTATTTCTTTTGAACCTATTCCGGCGATTTTTACACTGCTTCAGAAAACAGCTTCGCAAGATTCAAAATGGGAAATTCATAACTATGCGATTGGCAATGAAGATGGTACTATTTCAATCAATGTTTCCGAAAATACATACAGCAGTTCAATTCTTCCTATGCTAAATACCCATTTGGAGGCTGCACCGGAATCAAGATACGTAAAACAGGAAAGTATTGCGATAAAAAAGCTCTCCTCCATTTTAACTTCAGCTTATTTAACCAAGTATAAGTCAATTTTGCTAAAAATCGACGTACAAGGGTATGAAATGCCTGTTATAGAAGGAGCTATTCCGTTGCTGCCTGGTATTAAAATGGTGCAAACTGAATTATCTTTTGTTCCGCTGTATGAACAAGCTCCTTTGTATACAGATATAATCGAGAAAATGAAAGAAACCGGCTTTGATTTCTTTACCTTTATTCCAGAATTTATAGATCAGTCGAGTGGGCGCTTATTACAGGCAGATGGTGTATTTGTAAATAGAAAATTATTGTCGCCTGATCTGAGCGGGAAAGCCAAATAA
- a CDS encoding acyltransferase has protein sequence MKYFFQDTNQDAASIREEILKYRSTFLMNDKERAIFLELPEGCRIRENAKIFAPSKFKCGTNVWIGEGAILDAQGGLEIGNFCQIGLYVMIWSHSSHKQALAGETTISRDKITYTPTKIGNNCFIAGHSVISAGVTIGNNVIIAPMSFVDRDLPDNSVFSNNRKMREMERKIDSLEKELMLIKAKL, from the coding sequence ATGAAGTATTTCTTTCAAGATACTAATCAAGATGCAGCAAGCATTAGAGAAGAAATCTTAAAATACAGATCAACTTTTCTCATGAATGATAAGGAGAGGGCAATATTTCTGGAATTGCCAGAGGGCTGCCGTATTAGAGAAAATGCTAAAATATTTGCACCTTCTAAATTTAAATGTGGAACAAACGTGTGGATTGGTGAGGGAGCTATACTCGATGCTCAAGGAGGATTAGAAATAGGGAATTTTTGCCAGATAGGATTATATGTAATGATATGGTCACACTCTTCACACAAACAGGCACTAGCAGGAGAAACAACCATTTCCAGAGATAAGATTACTTATACTCCTACTAAAATAGGTAATAATTGCTTTATTGCAGGCCATAGTGTAATTTCTGCAGGAGTAACTATTGGAAATAATGTAATCATTGCACCTATGAGCTTTGTTGACCGGGATTTACCTGACAATAGTGTTTTTAGCAACAATAGAAAAATGAGAGAAATGGAACGAAAAATTGATTCCTTAGAAAAGGAACTCATGTTGATTAAAGCAAAATTATAA
- a CDS encoding DegT/DnrJ/EryC1/StrS family aminotransferase → MIPIAKPYLTQDEAQATYDTILTGWITQGPKVQEFEEKFAAYTGAKYAIALSNCTTALHLSMIVSGIGPGDEVICPSMSYIATANAIRYVGAKPVFAEVDPCTYNIDLADVEKKITPKTKAILVVHQIGMPADINAFKKLCNTHNLKLIEDAACAVGSSYKGEKIGTHSDLVCFSFHPRKVMSTGDGGMITTSKEEYYTRLKLLRQHGMSVNDRTRHLSSKVVFEDHVELGYNYRLTDIQAAVGIKQLEKLDWIIAERRKIALRYHQAFQQIDCIRLPVEQEGYFSNYQSYSVYLKENCPISRNELMQKLLDAGVSTRRGIMTTHRETAYAEYSKGIKLPVSEDASDRSIIIPLYVPMPEEEISEVINKIKEILGR, encoded by the coding sequence ATGATACCGATAGCTAAACCTTATTTGACGCAGGATGAAGCACAGGCCACTTATGACACAATTCTTACCGGGTGGATTACGCAAGGACCAAAAGTTCAGGAGTTTGAAGAAAAATTTGCTGCATATACAGGTGCTAAATATGCAATAGCTCTTTCTAACTGCACTACTGCCCTGCATTTATCTATGATCGTATCAGGAATAGGCCCTGGTGATGAAGTAATATGCCCATCTATGAGTTATATTGCTACGGCCAATGCCATTAGATATGTGGGAGCAAAACCAGTATTTGCTGAAGTAGACCCTTGTACTTATAATATAGATCTGGCAGATGTAGAAAAGAAAATTACGCCTAAAACAAAGGCTATCCTTGTTGTACATCAGATTGGCATGCCAGCAGATATCAATGCTTTTAAAAAACTATGTAATACGCATAATCTTAAGCTAATTGAGGATGCTGCTTGTGCAGTAGGCTCTTCTTATAAAGGGGAAAAAATCGGAACCCATTCCGACTTAGTTTGTTTTTCTTTTCACCCCCGTAAAGTAATGTCTACCGGCGATGGGGGTATGATCACTACATCTAAAGAGGAGTATTACACTAGATTAAAATTATTACGTCAGCATGGTATGTCTGTGAATGACCGTACACGCCATTTGTCTAGCAAAGTGGTATTTGAAGATCATGTGGAATTGGGGTATAATTACAGATTGACTGACATTCAGGCTGCTGTAGGAATAAAACAATTAGAAAAACTAGACTGGATTATAGCAGAGAGACGTAAAATTGCTCTGAGGTACCACCAGGCATTCCAGCAAATAGATTGTATACGATTGCCAGTTGAACAGGAAGGATACTTTTCAAACTACCAGTCGTATTCTGTTTACCTGAAAGAAAATTGTCCGATTTCTAGAAATGAACTGATGCAAAAGTTACTGGATGCAGGCGTTTCTACCAGGCGCGGTATTATGACAACTCACCGGGAAACTGCCTATGCTGAATACAGTAAAGGCATTAAATTGCCAGTTTCAGAAGATGCGTCTGATAGAAGTATTATTATTCCATTGTACGTACCCATGCCTGAAGAAGAAATAAGTGAAGTAATTAACAAGATAAAAGAAATTCTCGGTAGATAA
- a CDS encoding DegT/DnrJ/EryC1/StrS family aminotransferase, producing MDPEKIEEKITSRTKAIIGVHLYGQPFDIEAVKKIVDKHKLFLVEDAAQAHGALYKNTPVGGFGEMACFSFYPGKNLGTYGEGGGITTNTTSYQQHLHSLRNHGSTVRYYHDEVGFNMRMGGIEAAVLDIKLKYLDSWNNRRREIAGMYQQGINNAAITLQQQPDFTRSVYHLFVITTDDRERLQQHLNKHQIFPGMHYPVSCHLQKAYADLGYKPGDFPHAEYLASHCLSLPMYAELSNEEVEKVIETLNIF from the coding sequence ATAGATCCGGAAAAAATTGAAGAAAAAATTACCAGCAGAACCAAAGCCATTATCGGTGTTCATTTATATGGGCAGCCTTTTGATATAGAGGCTGTAAAAAAAATAGTAGATAAACATAAACTATTTCTGGTAGAAGATGCAGCCCAGGCGCATGGGGCTTTGTATAAAAATACACCGGTAGGAGGTTTTGGAGAAATGGCTTGTTTTAGCTTCTATCCCGGAAAGAATCTGGGCACCTATGGAGAAGGTGGCGGAATTACAACCAATACTACTTCGTATCAGCAGCATTTGCATAGCTTGCGGAATCATGGCTCTACCGTACGTTACTATCACGATGAAGTGGGTTTTAATATGCGGATGGGTGGTATCGAAGCGGCTGTTTTAGATATAAAACTAAAGTACCTTGATAGCTGGAATAACCGGCGAAGAGAAATTGCCGGTATGTATCAGCAGGGAATCAACAATGCAGCGATCACCTTGCAGCAACAGCCAGATTTTACCCGGTCGGTCTATCATTTATTTGTGATTACCACTGATGACAGGGAACGCTTACAGCAGCATTTGAACAAGCATCAAATTTTTCCGGGCATGCATTATCCGGTGTCTTGCCATTTGCAGAAAGCTTATGCAGACCTGGGTTATAAACCCGGAGATTTTCCACATGCAGAATATCTGGCTTCACATTGCCTCTCATTGCCTATGTATGCAGAACTAAGCAATGAGGAAGTAGAAAAAGTAATAGAAACTCTTAATATATTCTAA
- a CDS encoding DMT family transporter has product MIFKTILYIFLYALFNVSGAAIIKFNLKGKSLNTVNEWISLINIPFIAAFALILISALALFKALSLNNFSLIIPIATGINFILTICVGYYLFHDKLSLLSFVGFALIISGIIVLSLNN; this is encoded by the coding sequence ATGATATTTAAAACCATCTTATACATTTTTTTGTATGCCCTATTTAATGTGTCAGGTGCTGCCATCATTAAATTTAATTTAAAGGGCAAGAGCCTGAATACGGTGAATGAGTGGATTAGTTTAATAAATATACCCTTTATTGCTGCCTTTGCCCTTATCCTGATTTCGGCACTGGCTCTTTTTAAGGCACTTTCCTTAAATAACTTTTCGCTGATCATTCCAATTGCTACAGGTATTAATTTTATATTAACCATCTGTGTCGGCTACTATTTATTTCATGATAAACTTTCATTACTAAGTTTCGTAGGATTTGCCCTTATCATAAGTGGAATCATTGTTTTGAGTTTAAATAATTAA
- a CDS encoding DegT/DnrJ/EryC1/StrS family aminotransferase produces MNKEILVAHKIPFLDLKKQYLQIKEEVLVKIEEVLDSTQYSGGKYVEDFENSFAAYCQTKYAIGVNNGTSALHLAMLALGIGKGDEVIIPANTFIATAWGLRMQALHLFLQIAIHKPGK; encoded by the coding sequence ATGAATAAAGAAATTCTGGTTGCCCATAAAATCCCGTTTCTGGATCTCAAGAAACAATATCTTCAGATCAAAGAGGAGGTTCTGGTTAAAATTGAAGAAGTGCTGGATAGTACCCAATATTCAGGCGGTAAATATGTGGAGGACTTTGAAAATAGTTTTGCTGCTTATTGTCAAACTAAGTATGCCATTGGTGTGAACAACGGAACCTCTGCTTTGCATCTGGCTATGCTTGCTTTAGGCATAGGAAAAGGAGACGAAGTAATTATTCCTGCTAATACCTTTATTGCTACTGCCTGGGGGTTACGCATGCAGGCGCTACACCTGTTTTTGCAGATTGCCATCCACAAACCTGGCAAATAG
- a CDS encoding NAD-dependent epimerase/dehydratase family protein, producing the protein MPDKIENAKIFITGGAGFIGSYVVEELLAYKPARIIILDNLIRGSLENMQAFINNPVIEFVEGDIRDRELLEKCVAGADYVFHMAALRINSCAANPRDGFEVMLQSTFELAELCLKHKVKKVIYSSSASVYGLAQHFPTPETDNPYDNQTFYGGAKLWGEQLFRSYKFMFGLDYVALRYFNVYGARMDTDGKYTEVMIKWLDCIRDGKAPLIYGDGSTTMDFVYVRDVAKANVAALLAEVTDEAFNVGNCEETSLKQLLHTLLKVNNSTLAPEYREANSVNPVSRRLADNTKAKNFLAFQPSISLEEGLYELSQWYFEKQKIKI; encoded by the coding sequence ATGCCTGATAAAATCGAGAATGCCAAAATATTTATTACCGGAGGTGCCGGATTTATCGGTTCTTATGTGGTAGAAGAATTGCTCGCCTATAAGCCTGCCAGAATTATTATCCTAGATAACTTGATCAGAGGCTCATTAGAAAACATGCAGGCCTTTATCAATAATCCGGTAATAGAGTTTGTGGAAGGCGATATCAGAGATAGAGAATTGCTCGAAAAATGTGTGGCAGGCGCAGATTATGTTTTCCATATGGCTGCCTTACGCATCAATTCCTGTGCTGCCAATCCCAGAGATGGATTTGAAGTAATGCTGCAATCTACTTTTGAGTTAGCCGAGCTTTGCCTAAAACATAAAGTAAAAAAGGTAATCTACAGTTCAAGCGCTTCGGTGTATGGACTGGCACAGCATTTTCCTACCCCCGAAACCGATAATCCGTACGACAACCAGACATTTTATGGGGGTGCCAAGCTATGGGGTGAGCAGTTATTCAGAAGTTATAAATTCATGTTTGGGTTAGATTATGTAGCTCTTCGCTATTTTAATGTGTATGGTGCCCGCATGGATACAGATGGAAAATATACCGAAGTAATGATTAAGTGGCTTGATTGTATACGGGATGGCAAAGCTCCTTTGATTTATGGAGATGGCTCTACTACGATGGATTTTGTATATGTGCGGGACGTAGCCAAAGCCAATGTAGCCGCATTATTGGCAGAGGTGACAGATGAGGCATTTAATGTAGGAAATTGTGAAGAAACCAGTCTGAAACAACTCTTGCATACCTTATTGAAAGTAAATAACTCAACACTTGCCCCAGAGTACAGAGAAGCAAACTCAGTAAATCCGGTAAGCCGCAGACTGGCAGATAATACAAAAGCGAAAAACTTTTTGGCTTTTCAGCCTTCTATAAGCCTGGAAGAGGGATTATATGAGTTGAGCCAATGGTATTTTGAAAAGCAAAAGATCAAAATATGA
- a CDS encoding glycosyltransferase translates to MKDEVSVIIPFLNESENIHFLTHALDSFFEKNNNLQPEVIFVDDGSEDNSVELLKKYTPQYFTSKIIKLSKNYGSHAALRAGILHAQGKYITFMYADLQDPLELVNQLHMLCKQGNEIVWAVRASTASNFFEKSFSQFYAFMMKKFAIRTFPEKGFDVVMFTGKVQKILNENIEANSSIFLQILTLGFRQSTITYHKQSRKAGKSKWTINKKIKIFIDSFVSFSFAPIRLVTLIGFAMFLLGLLWTLYIIGRKLLFNDLEPGWPALVSILMIGFGITNISLGIIAEYLWRTLDASRKRPVFIVDEILEAPVQYKLRNEISK, encoded by the coding sequence ATGAAAGATGAAGTTTCCGTTATCATTCCTTTTTTAAATGAATCTGAGAATATTCACTTTCTGACACATGCTTTAGACTCGTTTTTTGAAAAAAATAATAACCTCCAGCCTGAAGTTATATTCGTTGATGATGGTTCTGAGGACAATTCAGTAGAATTACTTAAAAAGTATACACCTCAATATTTTACCAGTAAAATAATTAAATTATCTAAAAATTATGGTTCCCATGCTGCCTTGAGAGCCGGCATTTTACATGCTCAAGGTAAATACATTACATTTATGTACGCAGATCTACAAGATCCACTTGAACTTGTAAATCAATTACATATGCTATGTAAACAAGGCAATGAAATAGTCTGGGCGGTGAGGGCCTCAACAGCATCAAACTTTTTTGAAAAAAGCTTTTCTCAGTTCTATGCTTTTATGATGAAAAAGTTTGCCATCCGTACTTTTCCTGAAAAAGGATTTGATGTAGTAATGTTCACTGGTAAGGTACAAAAGATACTAAATGAAAATATAGAGGCAAATTCTTCAATATTTTTACAAATACTTACTTTGGGGTTTCGCCAAAGTACCATTACTTATCATAAACAATCCCGGAAAGCTGGTAAGTCTAAATGGACGATCAATAAAAAAATCAAAATATTTATAGATTCCTTCGTTTCTTTTTCATTTGCACCTATTCGCCTGGTCACATTGATAGGTTTTGCAATGTTTTTGTTAGGCCTATTATGGACTTTATATATTATTGGCAGAAAGCTATTATTTAACGATCTGGAACCTGGATGGCCTGCCTTAGTATCCATCCTGATGATCGGATTCGGCATTACAAATATATCACTAGGAATTATAGCAGAATACCTGTGGCGTACTTTAGATGCCTCACGTAAAAGGCCTGTATTTATAGTAGACGAAATACTGGAGGCACCTGTACAATACAAATTAAGGAATGAAATATCAAAATAG